From Cannabis sativa cultivar Pink pepper isolate KNU-18-1 chromosome 8, ASM2916894v1, whole genome shotgun sequence, a single genomic window includes:
- the LOC115700473 gene encoding chitin elicitor receptor kinase 1 — protein sequence MKTGAGFLWLLLLISLSFRVKSKCPQSCDLAFASFYVWENSNLTLIADLFDTTPETIVRYNTDQVPNKDSIRSTIRIKIPFACDRCVADEYLAHEFGYKVMTGDTYEKVVANYSDLTTVQSLNDSNSYDPNMIPDTATLNVSVNCSCGDTRISKDYGLFITYPLRPEDTLNSIATSNNISADLITRYNPGVQNFSQGNGIIFIPGKDLDGSFRPLTSSSGLKGGIIAIIVVAVVAGVLLVATGIYYKFYRKKVDGKLIASDFEDQSSHHLYGPESTDKAAVTSPNAGGLAGITVGKSVEFSYEELAKASDNFSLANKIGEGGFGAVYYAELRGEKAAIKKMDMQASKEFLAELKVLTRVHHLNLVRLIGYCVEGSLFLVYEFIENGNLSQHLRGSEREPMPWSTRVQIALDSARGLEYIHEHTVPVYIHRDIKSANILIDKNYHAKVADFGLTKLTEVGSSSLPTRLVGTFGYMPPEYAQYGDVSPKVDVYAFGVVIYELISAKEAIVKPDGLGSESKGLVGLFEDVLNQPDFKELRKLIDPRLGENYPADSVRKMAQLAKACTHENPQLRPSMRSIVVALMTLSSNTEDWDVGSFYENQGLVNLMSGR from the exons atGAAAACCGGAGCTGGGTTCTTATGGCTCCTTCTCTTAATATCGCTTTCTTTCAGAGTCAAATCCAAGTGTCCCCAGAGTTGTGACTTAGCTTTTGCTTCCTTCTACGTTTGGGAGAATTCGAATCTCACCTTGATAGCTGACCTTTTCGATACGACTCCTGAAACCATCGTTAGATATAACACTGACCAAGTACCCAACAAGGACAGCATCCGATCTACCATCAGAATCAAAATCCCTTTTGCGTGCGATCGCTGTGTAGCTGACGAGTATCTTGCCCATGAGTTCGGGTACAAGGTTATGACCGGAGACACATACGAGAAGGTTGTTGCGAACTACTCCGACTTGACGACGGTCCAATCGTTGAACGACTCTAATAGCTATGACCCCAACATGATACCGGATACCGCCACATTGAACGTGTCGGTGAATTGTTCGTGCGGAGATACCCGAATTTCTAAAGATTATGGGCTGTTTATCACATACCCTCTTCGACCGGAGGACACTTTAAACTCTATTGCGACTAGCAATAATATTTCAGCTGATTTGATAACGAGGTATAACCCGGGTGTTCAAAATTTTAGCCAGGGGAATGGCATCATTTTTATACCGGGAAAAG ATCTAGATGGCAGCTTTCGGCCTCTGACTTCTAG CTCAG GACTGAAGGGTGGAATTATTGCTATCATAGTTGTGGCAGTTGTCGCTGGGGTGTTATTGGTTGCCACAGGCATATATTACAAATTTTACCGAAAGAAAGTGGATGGAAAATTAATTGCTTCAGATTTTGAAGATCAGTCTTCTCATCATTTGTATG GCCCTGAAAGCACAGATAAAGCTGCAGTTACTTCTCCTAATGCTGGTGGCCTTGCTGGTATAACTGTTGGTAAATCAGTGGAGTTTTCATATGAAGAACTTGCTAAGGCTAGTGATAACTTCAGTTTGGCCAATAAGATTGGAGAAGGTGGTTTTGGGGCTGTTTACTATGCTGAACTGAGAGGCGAG AAAGCTGCGATAAAAAAGATGGATATGCAAGCATCAAAGGAATTTTTGGCTGAACTGAAGGTTTTAACTCGTGTCCATCACTTAAACTTG GTGCGCCTGATTGGATATTGTGTGGAGGGCTCTCTTTTCCTGGTCTATGAATTCATTGAGAATGGAAACTTAAGCCAACATTTGCGTGGTTCAG AGAGAGAGCCTATGCCTTGGTCTACTCGAGTGCAGATAGCCCTTGATTCAGCAAGAGGTCTTGAATACATTCATGAGCATACTGTCCCTGTTTATATTCACCGTGATATAAAATCAGCCAATATATTAATAGACAAAAACTACCATGCAAAG GTTGCCGATTTTGGACTAACTAAGCTTACTGAAGTTGGCAGTTCATCTCTTCCCACACGTCTTGTGGGTACTTTTGGATATATGCCACCAGA ATATGCTCAATATGGCGATGTATCTCCCAAGGTAGATGTATATGCTTTTGGGGTTGTTATTTATGAACTAATTTCTGCCAAGGAAGCAATTGTGAAGCCAGACGGTTTAGGTTCTGAATCGAAGGGTCTAGTTGGTTtg TTTGAGGATGTTCTTAATCAGCCCGATTTTAAAGAACTCCGCAAGCTAATTGATCCTAGGCTCGGAGAGAATTACCCGGCCGACTCGGTTCGAAAG ATGGCCCAGCTTGCTAAAGCGTGCACTCATGAAAACCCACAACTGCGCCCAAGTATGAGATCCATTGTTGTTGCTTTAATGACACTTTCATCAAACACTGAAGATTGGGATGTTGGCTCTTTCTATGAAAATCAAGGTCTTGTAAATCTAATGTCAGGAAGGTAA
- the LOC115698758 gene encoding endoribonuclease Dicer homolog 1 isoform X1, whose product MDILTKLPETETTAAATTAGRSYQPPPAMDSEKVDELEEIIGYKFNDRNLIEQAMTHPSFVRGNRNSSYDRLEYLGDSIISVLFTKLHYFEYSNFSSGHLTPLRASNIDSEKLARVAIKHHLHTYLRHNKPLLEDQIKKFSSDILEYPLHSTGLIEVPKVLADIVESTIGAVFVDSNCCFETVWTVFKDILEPIIDAKTLKRHPMTELCEICQKNSLKVKMVDSWAQNSSIHVYVGDKLLGTGTYLLKKEVAQNRAAKSALNNLADMGITMTTVPERKPVTTPVDVNNINDEPRTSTPIAVEKLEETLGYKFNNQSLIEQALTHSSYADDINSHYDRLEYIGDSVLTALFTKLHYFLYPQLSSGRLTPLRASNIDTEKLARAAVRHGLHTYLRHDKPLLQDQIKKFNSEILDYPLHSTGLIEVPKILADIVESTIGAIFVDSNCCFETVWMVLKTLLQPFISIETLKRHPVTELYEMCQKNHLKLKFVDLWVETYTINVYIDDQLVGTASYAPKKEIAQNRAAKCALQNIDTLIDIKSSQI is encoded by the exons ATGGATATCTTAACTAAGCTTCCAGAAACTGAAACTACGGCGGCAGCAACCACAGCAGGGCGTTCGTATCAGCCACCTCCGGCGATGGATAGTGAGAAGGTAGATGAATTGGAAGAAATTATTGGTTACAAATTCAATGATCGAAATCTCATCGAACAAGCTATGACCCACCCGTCTTTCGTTCGGGGCAACCGCAACAGTTCTTACGATCGATTAGAATACTTAGGGGACTCCATTATCTCTGTTCTATTCACAAAACTCCATTACTTTGAATACTCAAACTTCTCCTCCGGCCATTTGACTCCCTTACGCGCCTCCAATATTGACTCCGAGAAGCTTGCGCGCGTGGCCATCAAACACCATTTGCATACCTACTTGCGCCACAATAAACCTCTCTTGGAAGATCAG ATAAAAAAGTTTAGTAGTGATATTTTGGAGTATCCTCTTCACTCAACCGGCCTTATTGAAGTGCCTAAAGTCTTAGCAGATATTGTTGAATCAACCATTGGAGCTGTCTTTGTAGATAGTAACTGTTGTTTCGAGACTGTTTGGACG GTTTTTAAAGATATTCTGGAACCTATAATTGATGCAAAAACGCTAAAGCGTCATCCAATGACTGAGCTATGCGAAATATGCCAAAAGAATAGCTTAAAAGTTAAAATGGTGGATTCATGGGCCCAAAACTCTTCCATACATGTTTATGTTGGAGATAAACTCCTCGGAACTGGAACTTACCTTCTCAAAAAAGAAGTTGCTCAAAACAGAGCTGCCAAATCTGCTCTAAACAATTTAG CTGATATGGGTATCACAATGACAACGGTCCCAGAAAGAAAACCAGTAACAACCCCAGTGGATGTTAATAATATCAATGATGAGCCAAGGACGAGTACTCCAATTGCAGTAGAAAAATTGGAAGAAACTCTTGGCTATAAATTCAACAACCAGAGTCTAATTGAACAAGCTTTGACACACTCCTCTTATGCTGATGACATTAACAGCCATTATGATCGATTAGAATACATAGGAGATTCTGTTTTGACGGCCCTTTTTACTAAGCTACACTACTTTTTATACCCACAATTATCATCAGGCCGATTGACTCCCTTACGTGCTTCTAATATCGATACGGAGAAGCTTGCGCGCGCGGCCGTCCGCCATGGCTTACATACATATTTGCGTCACGATAAGCCTCTCTTACAAGATCAA ataaaaaaattcaattcagAGATCTTGGACTACCCACTACACTCCACTGGTCTAATTGAAGTTCCAAAAATACTAGCGGATATAGTTGAATCTACTATTGGAGCTATTTTTGTGGATAGTAACTGTTGTTTCGAGACGGTTTGGATG gTTTTGAAGACTTTATTACAGCCTTTCATTAGCATAGAGACACTAAAACGACATCCGGTGACTGAGCTATATGAGATGTGTCAGAAGAACCATTTAAAACTGAAGTTTGTTGATTTATGGGTAGAGACGTATACTATAAATGTATACATAGATGATCAATTAGTGGGAACAGCTTCATATGCTCCCAAAAAAGAGATTGCACAAAATAGAGCAGCCAAATGTGCTCTCCAAAATATTGACACACTAATTGACATAAAATCATCGCAAATTTAG
- the LOC115698758 gene encoding ribonuclease 3-like protein 3 isoform X2, giving the protein MDILTKLPETETTAAATTAGRSYQPPPAMDSEKVDELEEIIGYKFNDRNLIEQAMTHPSFVRGNRNSSYDRLEYLGDSIISVLFTKLHYFEYSNFSSGHLTPLRASNIDSEKLARVAIKHHLHTYLRHNKPLLEDQIKKFSSDILEYPLHSTGLIEVPKVLADIVESTIGAVFVDSNCCFETVWTVFKDILEPIIDAKTLKRHPMTELCEICQKNSLKVKMVDSWAQNSSIHVYVGDKLLGTGTYLLKKEVAQNRAAKSALNNLGRLTPLRASNIDTEKLARAAVRHGLHTYLRHDKPLLQDQIKKFNSEILDYPLHSTGLIEVPKILADIVESTIGAIFVDSNCCFETVWMVLKTLLQPFISIETLKRHPVTELYEMCQKNHLKLKFVDLWVETYTINVYIDDQLVGTASYAPKKEIAQNRAAKCALQNIDTLIDIKSSQI; this is encoded by the exons ATGGATATCTTAACTAAGCTTCCAGAAACTGAAACTACGGCGGCAGCAACCACAGCAGGGCGTTCGTATCAGCCACCTCCGGCGATGGATAGTGAGAAGGTAGATGAATTGGAAGAAATTATTGGTTACAAATTCAATGATCGAAATCTCATCGAACAAGCTATGACCCACCCGTCTTTCGTTCGGGGCAACCGCAACAGTTCTTACGATCGATTAGAATACTTAGGGGACTCCATTATCTCTGTTCTATTCACAAAACTCCATTACTTTGAATACTCAAACTTCTCCTCCGGCCATTTGACTCCCTTACGCGCCTCCAATATTGACTCCGAGAAGCTTGCGCGCGTGGCCATCAAACACCATTTGCATACCTACTTGCGCCACAATAAACCTCTCTTGGAAGATCAG ATAAAAAAGTTTAGTAGTGATATTTTGGAGTATCCTCTTCACTCAACCGGCCTTATTGAAGTGCCTAAAGTCTTAGCAGATATTGTTGAATCAACCATTGGAGCTGTCTTTGTAGATAGTAACTGTTGTTTCGAGACTGTTTGGACG GTTTTTAAAGATATTCTGGAACCTATAATTGATGCAAAAACGCTAAAGCGTCATCCAATGACTGAGCTATGCGAAATATGCCAAAAGAATAGCTTAAAAGTTAAAATGGTGGATTCATGGGCCCAAAACTCTTCCATACATGTTTATGTTGGAGATAAACTCCTCGGAACTGGAACTTACCTTCTCAAAAAAGAAGTTGCTCAAAACAGAGCTGCCAAATCTGCTCTAAACAATTTAG GCCGATTGACTCCCTTACGTGCTTCTAATATCGATACGGAGAAGCTTGCGCGCGCGGCCGTCCGCCATGGCTTACATACATATTTGCGTCACGATAAGCCTCTCTTACAAGATCAA ataaaaaaattcaattcagAGATCTTGGACTACCCACTACACTCCACTGGTCTAATTGAAGTTCCAAAAATACTAGCGGATATAGTTGAATCTACTATTGGAGCTATTTTTGTGGATAGTAACTGTTGTTTCGAGACGGTTTGGATG gTTTTGAAGACTTTATTACAGCCTTTCATTAGCATAGAGACACTAAAACGACATCCGGTGACTGAGCTATATGAGATGTGTCAGAAGAACCATTTAAAACTGAAGTTTGTTGATTTATGGGTAGAGACGTATACTATAAATGTATACATAGATGATCAATTAGTGGGAACAGCTTCATATGCTCCCAAAAAAGAGATTGCACAAAATAGAGCAGCCAAATGTGCTCTCCAAAATATTGACACACTAATTGACATAAAATCATCGCAAATTTAG